The genome window CGGCGGGAATCGACGTCATCCAGGATCGCTGTCTGATGGTCGACCACGGGCGCTTGCTGGAGGCCGTACCGCCGCTGCGCGTTCCGCTGCACTACGACTTCGCATCGACCATTTGCTACGTGGCGCACCGGGTATTGACGCGGATGGCGCCGACCCTTCGCGAGCTGGGGCTCGAGCTGGCCTGGACGCCCGTCGACCTGACGGCCATCACCGGCTACGCCCGAGGCATGGAGATGCCGGAGGTGAGCCGTGCCAACGCGCGGCGCATCGGGATGGATCTGGGAGTCCCCGTGGAGCCGCCGCCGCGTTGGATGGATTCGCGACCCGCCGCCGCCGGAGCGTTGCTGGCGGCGCGCGCCGGCCGAGTCGGAGCGGAAGCAACCTGGCGCGAACGCATCTGGACGGCTCTCTTCGAAGAACGCCGGGACGCTCCGGATGGAACGGAAGTGATCGACTGGGCTCACCAGCTGGGATTCACGATCGACGAGGGCGAACTCGAGCGAGCCAGCGATGAGTTGGAGGAACTCACCCAGCGAGCCCGTGAGGACCAGGTCACAGGCGTTCCGACCTTCATGCTGGGCCGTTGGCCTTTCGGCGGCATCCAGACCGAGGACACCATGGCGGCTGTCCTTGAACGCTACGCGCGCAAGAACCGAAGCGGAGAGCTCTCGTGAGCGCCCGGCGCCGAGGTGATGGCGATCGCACCGTCTGGTCTTCCGAACGTGGCGACCTGCGATCCCCGCGCAGCCGGCCCCGGGACGAGGCGGCCGTGGTCGCCAGCGACGGCATCGTCCGGGTTCGCCTCGAGACGAAGGGACGAGGCGGGAAGACCGTGACCACCATCTCGGGCGTCCCGCTTCCGGAGCCTGAACTGCGAGCGCTCGCCAAGGATTTGAAGTGCCGCTGTGGCACGGGCGGCGCGCTGAAAGACAACGTAATCGAAATTCAAGGCGACCACCGCGACACGCTGATTGCCGAACTCGAAGCGCGCGACTACAAGGTCAAACGCAACTAAGAGGCGTCCTCTCTCTTGCGCTCGTGAACCTGGTAGGTGAGGCGGCGGCTTTGCATCCAGCGGACGGCGATCACATCGGCGACGCCGACGAAGAGCCGGTTGCCGATGCCGTATTTCGACTGACCGTGAAGACGCGGGCGGTGGTTGACCGGCAGCTCCACGAGGCGTGC of bacterium contains these proteins:
- a CDS encoding translation initiation factor, whose protein sequence is MSARRRGDGDRTVWSSERGDLRSPRSRPRDEAAVVASDGIVRVRLETKGRGGKTVTTISGVPLPEPELRALAKDLKCRCGTGGALKDNVIEIQGDHRDTLIAELEARDYKVKRN